A window from Physeter macrocephalus isolate SW-GA chromosome 11, ASM283717v5, whole genome shotgun sequence encodes these proteins:
- the WDR89 gene encoding WD repeat-containing protein 89: protein MEKIEEQFANLNIVKRSSETKEPTYLLGIDTSKTVQAEKGSLVAVLCSNGSIRIYDKERLNVLREFRGYPGLNGVKFANSCDSVYSSCTDGTVKCWDARLASEKPVQLFKGYPSNIFISFDISCNDHVICAGTEKVDDDALLVFWDARINSQDLSTTKDPLGAYSETHSDDITQVCFHPSNPNMVVSGSTDGLVNVFDITVDNEEDALVTTYNSVSSVSYIGWSGKDYKQIYCMTHDEGFCWWDLNHLDTDEPITCLNIPDVREVINVKEGILDYLIGGLYHEKTDKLFVVGGTNTGIIHIMSCTTSGLVHVTRLQGGHAATVRSFSWNMQDDSLLTGGEDAQLLLWKPGAVEKTLTKKDSMKIASSVYQRVRVHSNDSYKRRKKQ from the coding sequence ATGGAGAAGATTGAGGAACAATTTGCTAATTTGAACATTGTTAAACGTTCCTCAGAAACTAAAGAGCCTACTTATCTGCTTGGCATAGACACATCAAAGACTGTACAAGCAGAAAAAGGAAGCTTGGTTGCTGTTTTATGTTCTAATGGATCAATCAGAATATATGATAAAGAAAGATTAAATGTACTACGAGAATTTAGAGGATATCCTGGACTTAATGGAGTCAAGTTTGCAAATTCCTGTGACAGCGTGTATTCTTCATGCACTGATGGCACTGTAAAATGTTGGGATGCTCGATTAGCCAGTGAAAAACCTGTCCAGCTGTTCAAGGGTTACCCTTCcaatatttttatcagttttgatATCAGCTGTAATGATCATGTCATTTGTGCTGGTACAGAAAAAGTTGATGATGATGCATTGTTGGTATTTTGGGATGCAAGAATTAATTCTCAGGATTTGTCTACTACTAAAGACCCACTTGGTGCATATTCAGAAACACATAGTGATGATATCACTCAAGTATGTTTCCATCCCAGCAATCCCAACATGGTAGTCTCAGGTTCAACTGACGGCCTGGTAAATGTATTTGATATTACTGTTGATAATGAAGAAGATGCACTGGTTACAACCTATAACTCAGTTTCATCAGTAAGCTATATTGGTTGGTCTGGGAAAGATTATAAACAGATTTACTGCATGACACATGATGAAGGATTTTGTTGGTGGGATCTTAATCATCTGGATACCGATGAACCAATTACATGTTTGAATATCCCAGATGTCAGAGAAGTAATTAATGTGAAAGAAGGTATTTTGGACTATTTGATTGGGGGCCTATATCATGAAAAGACGGACAAATTGTTTGTAGTTGGAGGAACAAACACAGGAATTATTCACATAATGAGCTGTACTACATCAGGATTGGTCCATGTGACCAGGCTTCAGGGAGGGCATGCTGCTACAGTCCGTTCTTTCTCTTGGAATATGCAGGATGATTCTTTGCTAACTGGAGGAGAAGATGCACAGTTGTTACTTTGGAAACCTGGAGCAGTAGAGAAGACGCTTACAAAGAAAGACAGCATGAAAATAGCATCCTCTGTGTACCAGCGAGTTCGAGTTCATAGTAATGATTcttataagagaaggaaaaagcagtGA